DNA sequence from the Daphnia pulex isolate KAP4 chromosome 8, ASM2113471v1 genome:
CAATCCGCACTTGTGTATTGAAGTCGCGAGCAGCATACACCACGCCGTAGGTTCCTGTTCAACATGCttcaagttaattttaaattcaactagactgaaatttcaattacctTTTCCCAACACAACCCGCCTACTCTGGTCATCGAGTTCGTATTCATAACGAATAGCTCCCGGGGTCAAGTCACTATCGAGATCTGTAAAAGCTTCTCCCAGATCGGCTGTGAGTTGAAGAACAAGATCATAAAACATTTGACGACACGCGGCCGATGGAAAGatcatttgaaaatcatcTGAGTTTTGGTGGACGTAAAGGAAGAGACACCGTTCATCGCGCTTGTAAAGCGACACACTTTTGATCATTTCGGCAGTAAATAGCCAATGGTGGACTTGTCGACATTTCCCCTTTAGATGAGAAAAACATAATCAAATAAAGCTACAAAATGTTTACAATTAAACTTACTAATAAACTGTCCAAACACATGTTCCAGATTTCCAGAGACTTTTCCTCCGCCCCGAGATGGACATTGACATAAGATGGCATGAATACTTTGGTGGGTTCCACGATTACAATAGGAAATCGAATGGTTTCTTCCGTTTCAGCCTTCGTAGCTTCAACAAAATATTCTAACCAGAAATTGAAGACTTGCTCTTCAGGAGATGGCGTTGATTCACCGGCTGCACTTGCACTTTCGTCCGTTTTATGGCGAAAGCGATTGATCAGTGTGATGTTACCAATGGTGGATTTTAAATGCCAATTCGGAGGTTTGAGTTTGAACATGCATTCTGCTGCCTGGACGGCTTTGCCATAATCTTCGGCCAGAACACAGATCTCGAAAAACGTCGCCACGTCCCAATAATCTTTCAACGATGACAGGGATCCTTTCCGTCCTATCAAATTATTTAGCACCATACCAATGTGCTGCAACTCCTCCGACTTGGAAAACTCGTTCCCCGCGATAACCAGTAAGGTAGCCAAATTTATTCCCGCGTACTCATTGGGTTGCACTTCAAAGcctaaaattagaaaaaaaaaaaaaaaaaaatgtataaataaatatttaatttctctACATTACTTTTCGTGGTACTACAAGTGTAACACATCAATTgaacataaataaaacacatttttaatgcAACACAATAATCTAAACTTACCTTAAAGCTATCCAACGACAGTTTacaaaaattgcaataaaaaaaaactattactaaataaaatagaggataacaaaacaacaaccaccaaaTGGATACGGACCTTTCCTATACCAGTGGATGGCATTCTGCAAACTATCCATGTCAATATGTTGTGATTCGACGAAGATATCTTTATAAATACGTCCACATAGGCAAAGAATATCGGGtacatgattttcttttttttcaagcgcCTTTTTCATTACTTCCAAAGCTCTCTCCCGATCTCCTTCTCGATTTCTGCGATTAAGAGCGAAAGCATACAAATGCCGTAttgctggtgtgtgtgtgtaatgacGGCGGTTTGGTACCGTTTTTAGATCCTCTAATAATGTCACCATTGCATCGTAGTCTTGCACCTCTCTAGATTTTGGGGTTAAATAAACTCGTCAGTGCTTTTCTTAACCACTGTGTACGCTTTAACAATTTATACCTGAAGGATATTAACATATTGAGAATAACATCGCCGGAGAGAATATTTGGATCGTCAAGCCTCCTCCTCATACCCTGAAGGGCCCTGATCAATTCTTGACCAGTCCATGTTTCTCTAGCCTTTCTTAAATCTGCAAGGAATTTCTCTTTCATATGAGCCTTTGACTGCACTTCAACATCTTGCAGAAGTCTTCTCAGCTTAATTGATAACTGGATTTTGAACCCTGGTTCTGGTCCAGATTCCTCTCCACATCCCAAACGGGCAGTGGAAGGATCAGTTTCAACACATGTGCCACATTCCAGAGTACGATATGACACAAATGTGTAATTGCTGCAAGACCTCTGAgaaaaacattattaaaaaaaaaatgttcattcatTATTACTAAAAATTCTGTctcattaattaaatattgagTTATTTTGTCACCTAACTATGTTATGACATACCTTAAGCATTAGAGTAAGTCCTGGGTCTTTATCATTATAGAGTAAGATGTTTTCCTTCATGCCAAAACTTTCTCGCACACCCAAGTGATAAAATAAGGCACTTTGTTGAACTTGATTTGATAAATCTACTAGGGCGACATCAGCATTGTAAAAAGTTTCCAGAATAGTTGTCTCACCAAAATCAAGCTTTTCAAACTAAATAtccaatataaaacaaaataataataataagtatttcaaataattcacaaATTTCAAACCTGGACATGATGGCAATTAGCATTTACTGCAGCAGTTGCTTGCCGTACTTCATCAAATGCTTTTTTTCTGTGGCTTAGATATTCACTTTGATTGAGGTCAATTACACAAACAGCATCCATCCTTAATCTGCCTGCTATTGGAGTAACACCACCAGGTCCGTGACCAGATGTGTCGCTTCGACGATCAGAACCAACACTATCCGTCATTGTTTTGATTCCTACTCATTAATAGCAGATTCATGGACGTAACTGATTATAATCTACACGAGGATGTATATATTACTTGCGCCATGTAATAATCCGTTCTTCGTAAAATTGGTTTAGGAAAGTTAATAATCAGAGCAGCTGTCTACGAATTACATGAAGTAACGAGCTGTGTCCTTGATACTGATTAAAGATTAACACGATATATGAGTAATAGGACCACTGGACCACTCAAACTACTGTTACTGTGTTACAAAAGTGGAAAGACTGTCGAAAACGAATTCCGCTAGGAGCGCTGCctgtcacatttttttttgcgttgtTTCTTCCTTAAAATATGagatcttttgaaatttttaattcacagAAATAATCGCTATTCCTCCTAAACTGCATTTCCCCtctcaaaattgaaatttatctttaaattttccaaaattcctAAGATTTGTGGAAAATTTGTGACTTTCACCGTTTGCACCTCTGACCTCTGACTTGGATACTAGGGAAGAACGATGGAAAAATCTGTTCAATAATGTATAGTTGGTTGCATGTATTCGCATCAAGACCATTATATTGGAATCAAGCCATTCGAATAAAAATGCTTAACTTTTAGAGAGTTTTTATTGGTGTTTGTGGTATTGTTTGTTGCTCCCAGGTTATAATAGTAGTGTAAAAATTGTGTATAAACTTCGCGGTTCCTTGGAACGAATGTTTCTGCTGCCAACATATCTACAGCATATTAACGAAATTTTCATCATCACTGAAATCATCGTCAATATCACCATTAATATTTATCCAATCATTCTCATCTGCATCATCGTCAACTAAGCCCTCAAACAGATTACATCTGGCGCTGGCAtttgaaaagtgtaaataggGGCACTTCGGATCGAGTTGAGCAAGGCACAGCCAACAAAAATAGGTATTGCAACGAGGACAGGACATTTTGTTAcatccatcttttttctgCGAGTTACGTTAAGTTATTAAATTAGAAGTGCATTCTTTATATAGTATTCAAGTCACATATTACCTCAATAGGTGCGTTACAATGTGGACATGGCTTACTGTTCTGTCCAATCCATGTTTCAGCTTGAATATCATTCACCATggattttaattgtttcttccCGTAACGCTTTTCCATACTCTCTCTAGTTGAGTCATCTCCATTGATGTAATTGTCAAAAAGCTTCATTTTTTCCGCTACGTagatacaaaaataattaagactCGCGCTTTCCCATGTATCTATAGAACCAACCTGAAGTCATTTTACATGGAGCAACACCATGATAAGTTGCCTTACACATCagacaaaaatggaaattgcaATATGGACAAGAAACAAGATTGCTCTCTGGCTCATAAGAAACTGGATATTGGCCTATATTAAGCAATTTGAGCATTCTGTTatatttcttaaaaacatgtctcttaataaaaaaattataatttagtTGCTCGAAACTTACATTGAGGTCGCGGACAATACGTAATATTAGTCATTGAAGCTATGGTAGATTGAAGGAGTAATGTATCATAACGCGCAAACGTATCAGCACTGACCAATTCTTTCACCTAATTGAAAATGTAACTGAAgtaaaatagagaagaaaataaaagaataaataaaagaaaaaaatatatacttgTCCAGGGGAAGCTTGGGATGCACACTTATCTTCCGGGCAATGTAATCCGTTAACTGCACCTTCCgcaattttaatttcgaaATAGCTCCTCATGCATTCTTTGCAGTACACATGGTTGCAGCTTGGAAACCGAATACAAGTAACACCCAACTTATCACCAAAACAAACTTTGCAAGTATGACTAGCCTTCACAAACATTAACTGTTCAGCTACCCTTTCATATTCTTTTAACATTTCTAGAAGATCTCCATCACATTGGTTATCTGAAACAGCTCTAGAATCTAGTTTGATGATAGGTCGATGTACACTGGCAGCAACAGGGGAGTGTTGGCGCTCTGACAAACTGGAAGATAGTCTGGTAGGTTTAACCAGTAAATAGGACCATGATAGATCCAAAGAACTCTGTATTTCTAGGAATTGTAATGCTTCATATTGCAGGAACTGCATCCACTCAAATAATACCACCTGTCCTTTTGACTCATCTTCCCATTTGTTATCAAGCTTTTGGCAAAGCTTTGACAGCTGatatcaatcaaataaaaaaaaaaaagtagaaaaccaaaaaattattttcaaattttttaacatattACCTGATCTCTTCTCAGCCATTTACAAACTAATGTGAAGTTAGGTGGGTTAACTGTTGGGTAGTTAACAGGGATGCTAAAATGCAATTCAATGGGACAAAGGTGATGTACAGCAAACTGTTGCATTTTGCCATCTTTATTGGCTTCAACGATAAAATTTTCTGGCACATCTGGCTTTACATAAATGCATCCAACTATCTCTGATGCTGTAGAGTTTCTTACATGAATCTGTGTCTCTTCTAATATGCTCTTTAAAGCCataatttcatcattttgtgcTTCACAATCATCCATGTCTGTAAGTAtctaaatgtaaaataaattgattatATATCTTTACATTTCCTATAATTATTCATTCCCAGTTACAAACAGATTCCATATTAGCTCAATTCCATATGGTAACATATTGAAGtaacaggaaaaaaacttattatctaaaaaatacttttacCTAAAATAGATTAGGCTTATTTAATCAAACAGTTTATGTTTACTTGTCATGCAGTGCGATATAGTAGATTTCAATCACAAACGTTCTCCTAAActattttgtaatttaatagttttcactttcagtGGTTTTCAAGGGGAGTCCCTAATTTGCGCGAAGCGCGcctgcgcgcgcgcgcactaTAATTTGCGCGCAATAACGTGCGCGCCTTACACACTAATGTGCGCGCTTTTCAAAATTGCGCGCgtacaaaattttcaatatttttttttctcgttactGGGAGTTGTTATAAAAAGCATAGATTACGGTATATTGTGTATCTATTGGGTTAGTGTTGTGTTGTGATAGTTTCAATTAATGAACGCATATaatgtttactttttatttcttttacactGCTCGTGTAGTAGGCTATCGGCCTTcaaaattcacacacacacacacacacgatttattttaaattgatctgTTTAAACTATATGGACATAGCATAGACTAATGAAATGATAACATTTGGTGATACTGATGAGACATAATCTGCTGGTCAGAACTCTGAACAGCAACGGATAGATTCAAATCGTGGGAAAGTGTAACAGCGCAAAATTTTGGCTACCCGTCCCTTGATTCTGATTTTTGGTTACCCGCCCCTTGATTCTGAAAACCTCAAGGCTTACAGCAAATATTGCACAACTGCAAAGCCTACGGCTACGGCTACTGGAAAAAAGACTTGACTCTAAGTCAGTTTCAAAGTGCTTTCTTCTGATCAGGATGACTCGTAATTGCGGGCGAAAGTCCGAAAATTacaaattctttaaattaatttctacACTTGCACTTTTGAGTGAACCAGTTGTGAAGGCCAAGGGAGACTTCGTTTATTTGTACGAAGCGAAGgatgaatcaaaaaaagaaggtatattgtgatttttaatttaatttctgaaaAAGTGGGATAAAAGTATTACAATTTGCATGTAAATGGTTCAGATTGGAGGGCAGGCGGCTATCATTTTCGACAGAAAGGTGGAAAGACAAATTGCCCATTTGATGGCAACcaacttttcgtttttttgggcAAAGTAGGAGTGAGGTTGGAGGCCGTAACATAACGTTATTAACAGTTGTTCAGCCTAATATGTGCACGCGAAAGAATGccgtaagaaaataaaattctcatCAGTGTTCTGTGCGTGTATATTTTCAGAGAGGTTCATACACGAGCAGAGTATAAGAAATTTTGTGCGCGCGCAATTTTGAAAAGCGCGCACATTAGTGTGGAAGGCGCGCACGTTATTGCGCGCAAATTAgagtgcgcgcgcgcgcaggCGCGCTTCGCGCAAATTAGGGACTCCCGTTTTCAAGAGCAAAACTACAAAACAATCACAATAGCTGACAAATAGATTCTCAAAAATGGTGAAAGTCGTCTGCACATGAGATATGCAATGTAAAATGCATCATGGGCATAGGCCGCATAGACTTCTACCATGGCCTACTCtatggttaaggcctgtagACTTGTATCTACTGCCATGAAGGCGAGAGGTGTGGCCAAATTCCCTATCCTTGCCCGGGCAAGAgccaatcagaaaaaaaatcgaggcTGAAACTTCGCCATCTGGTGTTTCAAGATGCAAATCTCGTTGTAAAGTAAATAACAATGCGTTTTTCGTACTAAGTTCAATAGCAGTTGTTTAGGAAAACGACTAAATAGGGTAGAACTACATTGCATAATTTCCGCAAAATTATTCTAATCAATTACTCCGTGAAACACAACCTTTTTTATaaactgtaaataaaaaaagcttccTCCCGATCGACAATTGAACGCCATACCTATAACATGGTGGTGATCACCGCTAACCACTCATCCATCATTGCTAGAGGAAACCGTAAAAAACTTGCCAGTTACATGGCTACCTAACCATTCTAACGAGAAAGCAATATCGAAcgccagatggcgaagttgcagcctcgttttttcttctgattggCTCTTGCATGGGGAAAGGATAGGGAATTTTGCAGATCCTCTCGCCTTCATGTGGCAGGATTCAAGtttacaggccttaaccattaaGTAGGCCATGCTTCTACAGTTACGGCCACGGAGCACTGATTCACCCTGGTTGTCAATTTTGGTTCGAGCCACCCACCCGCCTATACCAGCTGCCTATACCTAGGTCACATGCGTTGCCATTTTACGAAAGTCACATTTTAAATTCCTGTTTTCcgcaaaattttcatttttcatttattttaagcCATGGCCACCACGTTATAATTAAACTTGACCATTTATGTGTGATTTTGCGGAAaacaggaatttaaaaatgtgactTTCGTAAAATGGCATCGCATGTGGCCTAGGTATAGGCAGCtgagggtgggtgggtggcttgaaaaaaatttacaccCAGGGTGAATCTGTGCCCCGTGGCCGAAACTGTAGAAGGCTATGATAATGGGGTTGAGGCGTTGAGTTGAGGAAAGATTGCTCAGCGGCATCAGCCTCAGGCTGGTCGCAGACTATCTCGTCAATCCTTAGCGACGAATTCGCACAGTCACTTTTTCTACTGAGGAAAGTCGATTCTTATCGACTAGTCTATGAGAGTCGACTTGTCCATTAGAGTGTGCCTTTTTGATAACTAGCTCGTACATTATTATTGTATTAAATCGTTTTAATCTAGggtttaaatataaaaacgttTGCAAAATACTTTTATTCTTAATTCTTGTGTGTATCGTTGTACAATGTGGTACAACTTGTTATTCTCAACGCTACATAAGTAACTGATCGCCCCGCCCCCTCCCCACAGTTAAATAGACAACGTTAGGATGCTGAGTTGCGAGGTCTGGAAAAGGTCGAAAATCTCGATTAGGGACAACGTGCCTGAAATTAACACAGCCCTCTTATGGAGCTTCATTTTCGATTAAATAATACAAAGTGAAAGAACAggttatttttgtgtttaatatttttaaaggatTTGTCATCATTCTAGCAAgttacttgttgttttttgacTTCACTGGACATTGTAGTTTCCCGTAGGAAAATGATAGCTAGTGCAAGTTATATAGCAGTAACTTTCTAGCTTTCTGCTGTCATGCATGCTGTTGCTTATCTGTTTCCTCTAGCatgttttttctctgaaacATGCTAGTACCACCCCACCATGAGCATATTAGTTTTAAACTAACATGATCTTATGAATATCTTATGAGTACCGTACCCCCTAATtcattatgaaaaaaaagacaaccaCCCGCACTCACCACGATCTACTGGCTACAACTGGCTAGTTACTTGCTAGGGATTTTTGGCGCGCGAAGTTTCTTTGATTCtcacatttgttattttacttGCTATTTACCTACAGTACCagccaaactattaggtacaccccccttttttcagtgcattcttatggcactacgtgtcctagaaaaaattcaataactcttgaaccgcttgggctagatttttttccttttttccctgagtagatctaatgatgatctacattttttctacacatgaagtcgtcgtaggattaacccccaaggcgctacggtatcgttcagtttattaggtacacccgttttcccccatatgcgccgtgtcaaatacggcgttttcaaaaatttacaaaaaatactaaaagtaaagctaaaatatttttctttgtgccaaaagatgcacaattcttcactctatacgaatataaagaatgatttacaatagaaccaactcagagaacctTTCCCTGTAccctaaagttttccacttcaaaatatgtactttttactacacacttgcactgtcgccaccataggcattagaaattttgaaaaattttgaagtggaaaactttaaCTGGACGTACTCCGAGGTTAGAGTATTGTCCGGAGTTTATTTTCCGTAGTCAACAACCAATATACATGGAACGAATGTGACATACACGAGTGGAtactagatatatatatatgtatgagGGAAACTGGGCCTATCTGCACCACACTGAGAGGGCGGAACGTACACGATCTCTGTTTGGCTTGCTGGAGCCAACTCGGTTTGGTTGGACCTTCGAGGCCGCCAGCCGACGGCCACTGATACAGCCTCCACCAAGACAGAGAGGGTATCGCGCACAGTTGCAGTGGGAAGATCTGTGGCATGCTGAGGATAGAGATGGAGCTAGGGAGTAAAGAAGGGTGGTAAAACTGACTCACTCTCCCTTGGCCAgcaagagagaggagagatgCGACCCAAGACATAATTAGCTGCACATTTGCTCAGAGGCGGTCTATGAAGCTCAAAGGGCCTAGAGCAATTATGGAGGCAGCGAGACATGAAAAACATGCCTAATCGATAAAAGTGATGTaaaggattattattataaaacaaaaccTTGGTGGCCCCAATCGATAGGGTAGCCTATGAGCTGTTCGGAAGGGAAGCGTGTCTTAAATTACCTTACCGAATTGAGTTGAAAAGATTAAAGATGATGACACAAGTTTAGAGATTGTTACGCTGATTGTATTGAGACTGACTGGTTTGATAGATAGATTAAGACAGACAGGCCCGACCCCCTCCAGAATATTTCATTGACAccagggggggggaggggcaCAAAGAAGTATACAACAATCAAGCGGGTGACaaggggccacctatcgggggccccgaAGATTGTATTCCCTTAAATGGGCCGGAATCCTGGTTGTTCGGCCGgatctcgtcgtcggccgTTGGGGACGTCTTTCGTTTCCAACATACTCCCCACCAGAGCCCATGCCTTGGGACTCGACCTCGCAGACGTCAGTTGCGGCCGGATTGGCCACATGATCATCTTCTTCGACGTCAGCTGGATCGATCGGGAGCAATGGGAGTGGAGCCGGATCGGGTGGATTTGGAAATTGCGGAGCAGTTGCTTCAGCTGGCTCCGGATTCAATGCACCGTCTGCGATCTCCACATCTTCCGGTTGATCTTCTCTCAGTTCTACGGGATATAAACATTGAATGGCTCGGGTTAATAATTTACCGTTTGGGAATTTGACTATCGCGGATCAGACTAGGCCGTCGCAGCTGGGGAGTAATTCTTTAACTACTCCCGTCTCCCACATGAGCCGCTTAGAAAGTTTGTCGTGAATTACGACAACTTCTCCGACGCGGATTTTCCTGCCCGACGCTCCTTTTGCGTGAAAATTATCCAGCTGCATCAGGTAATCGGAGACGAACCGCGAGCACAAGTCACTGACGTAATCACGCCTGTTCTGATCCATTTTCTTGAGTAGTTCACTTGTTGAACCGGGAGCCAATAGATTGACTGCTGGCTCCGGCGTAGCACAAGTTGAACGACGATTGTTGAGAAACTGATTCGAAGTGATCGGGAGCGGATCATCCGCTCCTCCCTACTAACACGGCCCATCCACTTTATGTAAGATGTAGGTAAATATGGGATGAATAGATCCAGGTCGCAATTGGGGGGCGGTAGTATAGCGtaggtataaatttatttggatCTAGGATGggatcaaataaagaatattcatcGTAGATCCACCAGCGTTGTTTCCACTTAATGAAAACCTGAAGCTGGCTCGTAAGAGCAAAATCTCTTGTATTGTGTTCGACTTGACTTGTGCTCATATAAATGAACACGGTGTACTTATGATAATGGAAGTGGTGGTTCCTGAGAAGGAATAAAATAAGGTTAGGGACATaatcagagagagagcgagTAAAGATTTAGCTACCTGTGAAGACAGGCTACACACAAGGTGAGAATCACTCGTACACAGGGTCAACACCCAGAGGTGAATAGGCCTGGGAGGGAACATACATTATAATTAAGGTGATTGACATGAATTCATTATTAACACATACCAATTAGTGTCCTATGACACACAAATGCCGGATATATCGTCACACACTTGATACAACTCGAGTGACGTCTCTGAAGAAACATACGACACAGAATTAGTAGGGAAATACAACATAAATTCATGATCGAAATACCTTAGAATAAGAAgagtgacacacacacacacgcgggtCCTTAAACCCAGTAAATGGACTTTGGGCAATCACGAACAAATCAGTTTaacacgagagagaaagagtgaAAGCCCAGAATTCAACGTGCTTTACAGACGACATTAACTGACATTTAAGAGGGGGAAAAGGAGGGAGGGAAAACGTTGCCAAGTTTATGACGGGATGCGCTTTCGCCGATCCATCCTCCCCCGAGGCCGGCTCGCCGGCCGAGCTGGATTCCAATAGACGTAGTTCCGTCTTCGCCGGAAGACTCCAGTTGTTCCGGAATAAGTTGAGCACAAACACCAAATGGGAGCAGCTGGCACCAAAAGACAATCGCTCCATCGTCACTTCATAATCTCTTTCTAAATTCGGCTTGCGCTGGATCCTCCTGAGAAGGCTCTGGAAGCGATTGGCGGTCATGAGTCGATTATTCACGAGGTCCGGCTCCCCTTCTTTCCAGATGATTGGCACCTCGTATCCGACGAACAACCTCCAGGTCTTCTCCTTTGCCATCACTAGAGCTCGGCGGTCGTCGGCTGATACACATCCGGCGTTGAATTCGGTCCCAAACGCCTCGGTGTGACAGAGACGACGAACTTCCGCTGTCAAATTATCCAGGAGGGTCTGGCCAGCGATCGTGCAGCTACGAATGGATGTGACCTGATGGCTTCGATTGGTAACTCCTCGCACGATCCAACCAAGTCTTGTTTTGTAGGCGATTGGCTCATAATCGTGTCCTTCTCTGGTCTCGCGCGGCAACAAAAGATGCAGATAGTCTATACCTACGAGAAGATCCAACTTTCCTCCCACTACTCCGACCGGGAGGTCGCGGAGATGCGGCCAATTCTGTTTTTCCTTACTCCAGTCCGTGATCGGAGTTGGGCTGGCGACCATCTTCATTGTTGAACCTTCCATCTTAAAGATTTCGCCAGATTCGGCGCGTAACTGGAACTGGACTCGTTCGGACTGGTATCGGTCGATGACTCCGCCGACACCATCCACCTTCAACACCT
Encoded proteins:
- the LOC124200462 gene encoding E3 ubiquitin-protein ligase RNF14-like isoform X2 encodes the protein MDDCEAQNDEIMALKSILEETQIHVRNSTASEIVGCIYVKPDVPENFIVEANKDGKMQQFAVHHLCPIELHFSIPVNYPTVNPPNFTLVCKWLRRDQLSKLCQKLDNKWEDESKGQVVLFEWMQFLQYEALQFLEIQSSLDLSWSYLLVKPTRLSSSLSERQHSPVAASVHRPIIKLDSRAVSDNQCDGDLLEMLKEYERVAEQLMFVKASHTCKVCFGDKLGVTCIRFPSCNHVYCKECMRSYFEIKIAEGAVNGLHCPEDKCASQASPGQVKELVSADTFARYDTLLLQSTIASMTNITYCPRPQCQYPVSYEPESNLVSCPYCNFHFCLMCKATYHGVAPCKMTSAEKMKLFDNYINGDDSTRESMEKRYGKKQLKSMVNDIQAETWIGQNSKPCPHCNAPIEKKDGCNKMSCPRCNTYFCWLCLAQLDPKCPYLHFSNASARCNLFEGLVDDDADENDWININGDIDDDFSDDENFVNML
- the LOC124200462 gene encoding E3 ubiquitin-protein ligase RNF14-like isoform X1; protein product: MTNNKFFSCYFNMLPYGIELIWNLFILTDMDDCEAQNDEIMALKSILEETQIHVRNSTASEIVGCIYVKPDVPENFIVEANKDGKMQQFAVHHLCPIELHFSIPVNYPTVNPPNFTLVCKWLRRDQLSKLCQKLDNKWEDESKGQVVLFEWMQFLQYEALQFLEIQSSLDLSWSYLLVKPTRLSSSLSERQHSPVAASVHRPIIKLDSRAVSDNQCDGDLLEMLKEYERVAEQLMFVKASHTCKVCFGDKLGVTCIRFPSCNHVYCKECMRSYFEIKIAEGAVNGLHCPEDKCASQASPGQVKELVSADTFARYDTLLLQSTIASMTNITYCPRPQCQYPVSYEPESNLVSCPYCNFHFCLMCKATYHGVAPCKMTSAEKMKLFDNYINGDDSTRESMEKRYGKKQLKSMVNDIQAETWIGQNSKPCPHCNAPIEKKDGCNKMSCPRCNTYFCWLCLAQLDPKCPYLHFSNASARCNLFEGLVDDDADENDWININGDIDDDFSDDENFVNML
- the LOC124200459 gene encoding mitogen-activated protein kinase kinase kinase 15-like isoform X2 → MTDSVGSDRRSDTSGHGPGGVTPIAGRLRMDAVCVIDLNQSEYLSHRKKAFDEVRQATAAVNANCHHVQFEKLDFGETTILETFYNADVALVDLSNQVQQSALFYHLGVRESFGMKENILLYNDKDPGLTLMLKRSCSNYTFVSYRTLECGTCVETDPSTARLGCGEESGPEPGFKIQLSIKLRRLLQDVEVQSKAHMKEKFLADLRKARETWTGQELIRALQGMRRRLDDPNILSGDVILNMLISFREVQDYDAMVTLLEDLKTVPNRRHYTHTPAIRHLYAFALNRRNREGDRERALEVMKKALEKKENHVPDILCLCGRIYKDIFVESQHIDMDSLQNAIHWYRKGFEVQPNEYAGINLATLLVIAGNEFSKSEELQHIGMVLNNLIGRKGSLSSLKDYWDVATFFEICVLAEDYGKAVQAAECMFKLKPPNWHLKSTIGNITLINRFRHKTDESASAAGESTPSPEEQVFNFWLEYFVEATKAETEETIRFPIVIVEPTKVFMPSYVNVHLGAEEKSLEIWNMCLDSLLGKCRQVHHWLFTAEMIKSVSLYKRDERCLFLYVHQNSDDFQMIFPSAACRQMFYDLVLQLTADLGEAFTDLDSDLTPGAIRYEYELDDQSRRVVLGKGTYGVVYAARDFNTQVRIAVKEVPEKDIGEVQPLHEEIRLHSQLRHRNIVKYLGSISEGGFFKIFMEQVPGGSLSELLRSKWGPLKENEATIAYYTRQILQGLKYLHDQKIVHRDIKGDNVLVNTYSGVVKISDFGTSKRLAGLCLSTETFTGTLQYMAPEVIDKGQRGYGAPADIWSLGCTIVEMATGKPPFIELGSPEAAMFKVGYYKMHPEIPVEMSERAKHFILRCFEPDPDRRATAAELMEENFLSEKKKMGRLPSNQEYSRSVSVPVGDRSMLRTERGSHLPRMASSPEENGFAYMTKTSPANTSIHSPMSSPVTIPAQLSFTTSTVMSLDEDPLICGRRSSANSHGTNTGPSSGYLSPFPLSPEVDGCSTKGGGILGEGVELSPEDGFYTLKKDSQRRQTLTRVLSQDGKKICEVWLRSLEKEVGQTPLTAPHLLTLMRGLRDFIPEQNKSAIEAAISTLREEVDFDVL